TAGAAAGTTTTTTAATATGTTATAATTCAGGTTAGAAATTTAATTAAGCAAGATAGGAAAGGAAGAAGCTTTTCAACCAGATCTACCTGACTAAGCAACATCATATTCCTTAAACTCACGGCAAGGGTTAAATAAAACCTCATTTATTAACTTAAGTCAGTGCTTAATTCATTGATTATTTTATAAAGGAACTATTATCCATTCAGGATATAATATTCAGTTTATGGCCAATATCGGAATGTAAATGAGTAAAAATAAAATTCAAGAACAATCAATGAATTTTAATAGCCTAATTACAATAATAATGCTACTCATAACCAACTATCTTCTAAAGCTAAGAAAGCTGTAAATGCTTACCTTACTGAGAAATTGGTTAATTGGTTACTATATCTCTAAATATAAATTAAAAGGAGAAGATCGCGCTTAATATGGAGATAAATTATTGAATGCAATCGCGACAAGACTCTTAGAACTTCTAATAAGTAATTGCAATAAAAAACAATTTTATGACTACATTAAATTTTATCGAAATTATGCTCAAATTGCGCCTACAGTGTCGGCACAATTAAGTATTTCATCCATTGAGCTTTATAATATTACATATAACATGTTTAAAATGCTAATGGAAATTAATGGATGAACAAAAGAGAAGCTTTTATGAATTGGAATGTATTAAAGGGAATTGGTCTGTTCGTGAATTAAAAAGACAAATGGACAGTCTAAGGGCTTAGTTAAATATTAATAAATAAAACAAGAGGTAATGCCGAGTTAAGAGTACTGAGTTTGAAATTAGATTCTTATATATTTGAATTTTTAGGTTTAACACTAAAAGAAGTTATGAGTGAGTCTGATTTAGAAGATCAATTAATTTCTAAAATTGAGCAGTTTCAATTGGAGCTAGGCGATGGCTTTTGTTTTGAAGCACGCCAAAAGAGGATTCTAATAGGAGGAGAGCATTTTTTATCAATTTGGTTTTTTATAATCGAATTCTGAAATGCCATGCATTAGTTGAATTGAAGCTGGAAAAATTTACTCATGAGAATATAGGACAACTTAATACTTAGGTGAGTTGGTATAAAAAAAATATGATAGTGGAAGGGGATAATCCTCCAGTAGGAATATTATTGTGTACAGATAAAAATCATGCGTTAGCTGAGTATGCCATAGCAGGCATGGATAATAATTTATTTCTATCTAAATATTTATTAGAACTTCCAAAAAAAGAAGAGATGCAAAAAATTATAGAAGAAGAATTAAAAAAATCTTAGGATGAAGATTTGGCCTTAAAGTATGAAGTGTTGGCTTTTAATGAATATTCTTATGTAATTAAAGACACAAACTAAGTATTAAAAATTAAAGATAGCTGCAACTTCTCATTGTTCTTTTGTATTACTGGTTTATTTGCTTTAATGGGAGCGACGCTTCTTTTATTGCTTTTTGAGTTTTGCTTAGAAGAAAAGTGATCAACAACATGATGAAATGCCAATAAAAAAATAAAGCCCTCAATAATAGAGGAAAATAGCTCATAGCTTTTTTGGAATCTAATTTTAATGAGTGCATAGAGTTGAGTTAATGCATCTTCGTAATTAGAGAATACTTGAGTGGTAGATTTCCCAAGTTTTGTTTTGATGCGTCCATTGCTTAATATAATTATCCAATCTCCAAATAAATCCTGAGATAAACGAAATTCATAATACCGAGTTCCTTTTTCAAATCTAATATAATGAAAGGGATTTTTTTTAAGCTCAAATAATTTGAACCAAAAAGGATTGTATAAAAATAACATTAAAAGATTGCCATACTTGAAATTCTTTTTAATCGATTTGGATTATCTTCTACATATTCAGATGTTGTAACAATATGGGCATGTCCTGCTAACCGAGAGACTGCTTTGATATCCGCACCTTGTTCAATAAGACGAGTGATAAAGGTTCTTCTTCCAGTATGCGAACTTGCACCAACTAATCCTGCCTTATTATAAAGTTTCCTAAACCACTTCTGAAGCACGTCGGGATGAAAGCGACTTCCTCTTTGTGTTTTAAATAGGGGGGCCTTGAAATTAAAAAGCTCCTTTTCTTTTTTGTGAACATCATCAATATATTCCAATAAAGCAGATGCAACTTTTTTATTGGTGATATAAACATGACGTTGTTTATCCCCTTTGGTCATTGCCCTTTTTAAATTAACTTCTTCCAGAATATTAAAATCAAAATCAATAACATCTTTAAACGTTAGAGACGAAATTTCCTTAACTCTTAATCCTAAGCCAAAAGAACAATAAATTATTGCTATATTGCGTAATGCAAAAGGGGAGGCTTTTGCAATGATTAAAAGACGTTTGAATTCTTGTTCATTTAAAACCCTGGCTTTTCCTTCGCGAGACATAAAAAGTATATAAGTTCTATAAATATAATAAATAATAACATTTAAAGACCTCATCTACTATATGAAAGTCTGAATAATTTATTTAATCCTTTAAAAGTGCGGAGAGGTCTTATAATGTATGTTTCTAGACCTTATATGATGTTTTGTGATGCGAGCATGTAAGGTGATTATGATCATTAAAAAAACTTTTGAGTAGGTTATCTTATTAGTCTACACCCATATTGAGTTTTGATGTTTTTTTTTCTAATAGCCTGTCGGTTATTCCTTATATTCCAGGAATAATAATTTTTAATTAAATCAAACCAGGTAATAGAATGAGCGAATCCTCAGGAGTTATAGTATTCTCATGTTTATTGAGATGGAGTAAAGAGCAAGCAGTAATGATTGTTAGCCCTTAGCTAGATTTTCTTTCGCCCAAACAGACTAATTCATAATCTCTTCAAAATTTTAAATTTTTAACGGTGGAGATTAAGAGCAATTTTTTTAAGGTTTATAATCTGCTAGAAATAGATGGGCAAAAAGATGCGACTATACGATGACTGAAAACATTTTTATTTTTGAGGGTGGGTCCTTAATTCTTGCAATGAAACTCATATAAAAATGGAATCTATTACATTTTTAATGTATTAAATATAAACTTAAAAACTTTAGATGGAATAAGGGATAGGTCTATATTGCACATTTCACTGATGAGGTATGCCGTATTTGGGTTTGTCTTTTAATAATTAATAAGTAAATATTAACTTATTCCAAAATAGACTAATGGGGATTATTTCTTATACGGCGAGGGTCCAAAACCATTTCTTTTTTGAAGATGGGAGAATTTTCAAATCTTTTAATCATGTTAAAAATAATTCTGCAGAATTCTTGAGATTTTTCAGAGTTCAATTTATATAATTTAAATAAATTATCATCAAATTTTTTATTAAAATAATTCCATGCAATTTCCCGATTTCTATATTCTAATGAATACCAATTATTAGTATCACTAAAAACTTTCAAATCCTCCGCTTTTGAATTTATTGGTTCAAAAAAGCCATTAGTAATGAAAATATTATATGTTTGGCTGAATGTTACTAACGATTTATATATATCTAGTAACCACATAAGTTCTTTATTGTTTAAATATTTTAAATTCATATTAGAATCCAAAATTTTTTCTAGCTGCGGAATATAGTTTTCCCAATTGATAAAAATATCAAAACCTAAAAATGTTTTTTCTTTTAAAGTATTACTTAATAAATGAAACTCCCAATCAACAACATGATTTAAATCCTTTAGAGAGGTTTCCTTTGTATAGTGTAAGAATGTTAATCTAGTTAAAGCATGCAGGATTTTTTGAATGTGATCCGCAATTTTCATATTTATATATCGATGTATTTCAATATTCAAATACCGATCCGAATAATATTTTACAGATTCAAATACTAATAATACTAATACTATGGAGTAGGAGGTACCTGCCAATCCAAGCCACAATTCATTTAAAGCTTTATTATAATATGCAATAAGAAGAAAAATACTACCTAAGATAACTACTATAAGATAAGGAAAAATAATAATTAAAAAGTTTTTTATAGAATTCCATTTCATAACTACTCACTTAAGTATGGACATCATGATACATTAAGTATAGCTGCTGCAAGTGCTAATAAATGGATAATGGGTTGTAATGAGTATAAATAGGAAAGAAGTTGCACTAGTCAGATAATTGTAGAGAGAGATTAGAAAAGAACTGACCTCGAGATCCCCAATAATTGAAATTTAATTTTTACCTCACAAGCAGTAAATACACCAAATCTTTTGAGCTGATAAATATAGTTATTTAAGAATTGTAAGGCGAAGAGCTATACTTTCTTAATAAGAGTCCTTCTATGAACCATTTAAAATGGAATTTTATACTTATTTAACTTTGGAAGATTTACATAGATGTAGAAATAAAATAATCCTCCCCATTATTAATGATTTTTCTTCTGAAAATCTTGAGTATTTAGCCCTAGAATATATAAAAAGTTACGAGCCATGTCAGTTAATCGAGTTCCTTTCTTTGCTTAACATGATAGTGTCTGTAAAAGAAATAGACGAAATAAGATTAATACAAAATCATTTATTAAAAAGCGCTGGTTGGCCAATTTTTCCTCGCCATATATTGTTGCACCGATACAATCTATTAAGTCTACTGGGAGTAACTTTAAAGCATATTGAAACAATGAAAGGAACAGTTTCTCTATCCGCACGATGTTTAATGAATAGTGATAAGTTTCTGGTAGCACTAGCAATTTTAAATTGCCACCCTCACAAAGAGAATGACTTTATAAGACAATTAATTAGAGATTTTCCGAACTATAATTACAACCATTTTGGCCAAATAATATTTTTTAATCGTATTTTGAAAAGTTATTTACTTTTTTCTCACAGAGAAAATAAAGAGTGGAATGAGTTATTAGGCCTTTTTAAAAGGAAAAATGAGTTAGATATAAAACAATTAATCCAGAGCGTGGTGGGATTTTGGCAATATTATTCTTCTAAATTTGATTTAAACCGACCTCAAACCTTTTTTATTAAAGACTCTAAGTTTAAAAAATTTTTGCCTGCCATAAAATATTTAACTAGCACTACAACCGAAATAGGTAAAAAATTTCATTCTCAAGACATAAAACTTTACAATGTATCTAATGAAACAGTGTTACGACCATTTATCCTAAAAGAGGAAGGGGTAAGATTTCCAATAGATTTTTTTTCCATTATTAATACAAATGGTGCTTTAGCATTTGAAATTTTCGAACAATGCTATTTTTCATCTGATAATGGTAATAAGGCAGAACAATATAAAACTTTCAAGGACAAGATATATTCTGCTATATCAGAAGATATTTTTATTAAAATAATAAAGAGAATCTTTCCGGAACATTTCGAGGAAACTAGGAATCAAAAAGGATATCCGGATTGTATAGTCAAAGATAATCGTTCGATTATTTTATTTGAATATACCACTCAAGAACCCGGTTATTTAACAATTTTTTCTCAAGATATTAGTAGAGTTAAAGAAAAATATTCATCCATCCTTGTAAAAAGGTCAAGTCAATCTAATCCTAAAGCCAAACTTGAGCAAATTTCAAATCAAATTTCATTATTAAAGAACAAATATGAAGTCAAAAAAATTTTCCCTATTTTAGTTACTGATAATCATTTTGGTGATTTTGATTTACTTGATCAAATGGATTATTTTTTAACTCATTGGATATATAAAAAAATGAAGTCAAAAAAATTTTCCCTATTTTAGTTACTGATAATCATTTTGGTGATTTTGATTTACTTGATCAAATGGATTATTTTTTAACTCATTGGATATATAAAAAAAATCTTACAAATTTAAAAGAAAATAAAATTACTTTTTTATCAATGGATGATATATTTTTCATCTTCAGATATAAAAAAATGAACTCCATATCTACTTTAACTAAAGCATTGCAAGAGTGGAATTCAGATTTTTCACTGAAAAAAAACTACACATATAGTTTTTCAGCATATCTTGCATCAAACTGCAAAGTAATCTCAAAAAATTACAAGGCTTTTTGTGATTCTGCTTTTTCATATTTAGATATGAAGCCTCTCAATAAATGATTTCAATCTGCAAATCTTACCGGATCAAATTAATCTGATAATTAATAGGGGATAGGGAGACTGAAATCAGAAAATCCTTAACCTTAATAAGTCTGATTACTTTAATAATCAGACTTTACTGTAATATTTTATTGCGCGCTATTTCTAACTATTGATAAGGCTCCATTCACATGAGCCACTGAATAGCCAGATTCAAGCAAATCTCTCAATAGTTCAGGAAAAATCATTCTGTCTACTGAAACATTTATCAAAGATGAGTCGTTATTAATTAAGACTTCATTCTTAGAGATATCCTCTACCTGCTTTTTGGGATTAAAAAATTTCTTGAAGGAATCTATACGCATCAAATTTTTTGCACTAATTTCGCAAACATCTCGGAATTCATTTAAGTAGTCTTTCCCGCTTTTTGTAATTAACGCAGTTCCTCTCTTTGGGAAATCAATTAGTCCTGCTTTCTTTAAATATGTTAAAGCCCAACTCACGCGATCATTATGAAGTGGTGTACCATTTTTTTTCAACACTTGCAGCAATGGGTTTGGAAGGTTCCAAATTTTTTGTATCATATCTGGTAATACTTTCCGTGCATTGCTAATCATTTCTTCTTTACTAATTAAATCTAAAACAACAAACGTATATTCACGTAAATATGGTAATTTCGAATCACTCATAAAAGGCCTCAAATCTAATAAATATTAATCATAATTTTGGAATTATTTAACAGTTTTCCAAAACTACACAAAAACTACGTTATTAACTAAATAGTTTTATACATAGATATAATATTAATTGCTTTATATCATAGTAATGGTCGCTATTTAATCACTTATATAAAACTATGTCAAACTATGGTGTAGTTTAAATAGTTTTACCCATGGTTTTAATGGTAATTAAATAGTTAGATAATATAAAACAATAGTTTTATGAATATATAAGTGAATTTTCTCTACCATCTGGCATAAAGGAGAAATCTCTGACGCCCATGAATATGGCTCCAGCGCTGGAGATTTTTAGTACGTTTTTTCGTTTAGTATAAATAGTATTTTCAGTAGGACTTTTTAAAAGGAAGAGCTCATAATAGCTGGCCTTACCTAACGGGCTATTTCCTCATGTAAAATAAAAGGGCCTTGATAGTTATTCAATAATTTAACACCTTTTAACCTATTTGTTTTAATCCTTTTTTTATTCTACTGGCTAATTAATTGAAGAAAATAGTTAAATTGGGGATATTCTCTACAATACAACTCTAATTGCTTTTCACATGTTGCATTAATCATGCATCGCACATCTGGAATGAAATCCATTAAAGTTGTTACGATTACATGCTCAGGGACATTTCTTTCAAGAAGTTGTTCGACTTGAATATTAATTACACGAATTAATTCTTTATCATGGTCCGAGAGTAGTATTGGCTTCATTGTATATTTTTAAAAATTTTGTTAAAAAAATTGAAGTTGGAACAGGATGAGTGACTTCGGCAGTATCATTATTCCAACTTGACGAACTGGTTCCGAAGGTATTGTCCGAACTATCAAAAGCGCCTCTCATAGGAAGTCCTGTTGCTGGACTAATTCGAGTGTCCTCTTTTCTGCATGAATTACGTGATGATTCTTCAACTTCCGATTCAAGGTTGTTGTAAATCCATAGGAACGGTTTGAACACCAATTTAATCCATTCATAATTTATACTTAATGTGTTGTTATTCCATCTGTTCGGTTTCTAGGACACTTTGTTCTTCCTGAATTGGCTCTAAATGAAATAATTCTCTATCCACATTCCGTTTAATGTAATGATTCATTTGCTGGTATAAATCAAACAAAGTCCCCTCTCTACTAGCTTTATCAATGAAATAGGAACCAATGAGAATTTTCCGTCGCGTATCTCGCTTTCTCTCTCGGGCTTTTTCAAGTGATTCAAGTTTTTGAATTTGCGCTTTGATCTGTTCTTGTTTTTTCTTTAAGGCATCCAGCCGCGATTGTTTTTCGCTCATTTTTTTATAATCAATAGTCATCCTAGTCCAAATTCTACGAGGTTTTATATAAATATCAAGAGATAATAAATATTAATAAATAACATTGGAGCGAAGCGACCCAGATGCCGCACTGGCGATAGAAGTGCGCGCTTATACGTTGCGTTACAACGTGCGCTTTGATATGCTGAAAATTCTTAAGTGAACAAATCTAGTTTTAAAACCACAAAATTATGGTATAGGGATATGGCCATTTATCGTTTCAGCGCCCAAATCATTTCGCGCTCCCAAGGACGCAGTGTTGTTGCGGCTAGTGCCTATCGTTCTGGCGAAGAACTTATTGATGAACGCACCAGCGTAATTCATGATTTCACAAATAAAAGCGAAGTTATTCATAAAGAGATTCTACTGCCCGAGAGTGCACCTCAATGGATGAGTAACCGTTCTATTTTATGGAATGCAGTAGAGCTTTGCGAAAAACGTAAGGATGCACAACTTGCGCGTGAAGTACAACTCACCCTTCCCCGTGAATTGAGTTTAGAGCAAAACATCGAATTGGTGCGCGAGTTTGTAACAAATGAATTTGTCGCTCGTGGCATGGTAGCCGATGTATGTCTGCATAATCCAACAGGTGATGATGGGCTATATCAACCCCATGCACATATTCTTTTATGTTTGCGACAAGCTCATGAAGATGGATTTGGTCTTAAAGAAAGAAGTTGGAACGATAATGCCTTATTAGAGCATTGGCGTGAAGAATGGGCGAATTGTGAAAATCGTCACTTGGCTTTGTATGGTATTGACCAGAAGGTGGACCACCGCAGCTATAAAGAACAAGGAATTGCTTTAGAGCCCCAATATAAAATTGGTCCAAAGGATGCGCAAGCGCGTATGGCTCGTCTTGCCGATCATCAACGCATTGCTCGTGAAAATGGCCAATTGATATTTGAGCGACCTGAAATTGCCTTAGATGCAATTACTCGCTGTCAATCTACTTTTACCCTACAGGATATAGCTCGTTTTATTAACCGTCATACCGAAAATGCAGAGCAATTTAGTCTCGTATTTGAGCGGGTTAAGTCATCCCCTGAGTTGGTTTATTTAGGATTGGATAAAAAAGGAGGACAACGATTCTCAACCCAGAATATGTTGCAAATCGAATCTTCAATGATGCACCAATCGGATACGCTTCACCATCGTTTAGGCCATGGAGTAAGCGAGAAGACTATTTTACTTACGCAATCGAGTCGTACCCTTTCAGAAGAGCAAAAGTCAGCTCTTCGTTATTTAACGCAAACAGGTGATTTAAAATCTCTTTTAGGCTATGCAGGAACAGGGAAAAGTTACCTCTTAGGCGCTGCGCGTGAATCGTGGGAGCAATCAGGATATCGGGTTCACGGAGCTGCTTTGTCGGGAATTGCAGCACTTAATTTAAGAGACAGTTCAGGCATTAACTCTCGTACCATTGCTAGTCTTTTCTATCGTCTGGACAAGGGTATGTTTCATTTTACTTCACGTGATATTTTAGTGGTGGATGAAGCAGGGATGCTAGGCTCCCATACCATGGAACGTTTGACACGGGAAATAGAACAGGCAGGCGCAAAACTCGTATTAGTCGGCGATTGGCAGCAACTGCAAGCCATTGAAGCAGGAGCCGCATTTCGAGCCATCGCAGAAAACTATCAGTATGTTGAACTCAATCAAATCAGACGCCAATCAACCCCATGGCAAGTGGAAGCTTCTTTAGATTTAGCCCAAGGTGAGGTGGATAAAGCCCTTCTCGCCTATGATGCTCATGACCATGTACATCACTTCGTAAATACCCATGATGCAAAACAGGCTTTGATTGAACAATGGAACGATGTACGTATCTCAAGTCCTGCAGACTCGCAAATCATTCTTGCTTACACCCGCAAGGATGTGAAAGAACTCAATGAGATGGCCCGCTCAATGAAACGAAAAGATGGACAGCTGGGTGAAAATATTGTTTTTAATACGGAACGAGGAGAGCGTGGCTTTGCGGTGAATGATCGCGTTTATTTCTTAAAAAGAGAGGACAGTCTTTCTGTGATTAATGGCACTTTAGGAACGATTAAATCCATCGACGCCAAAGCAGGTATCATTTCAGTCGCTCTTGATGGTGATAACTCAAAATCAAAGCCGCAAATCGTTCAGGTAAACACCAATTACTACAAGCATATAGAACATGGATATGCCGCCACCGTTTATAAAGCCCAGGGTGTGACTGTTGATCGAACTTATGTCTTACCAACTGCGCATTATGATGCCCATTCCACCTACGTGGCAATGACACGCCATCGTAAAAGCTGCGATCTCTTTGTCAGTCGCGAGGTTTTTACTCATGATAAGTCACTGATTTACTCGTTAGGTAGGAATCGTGCAAAAGATATAACATTAGATTACACCCAAATGCATGGAGAATTTGCACGCCAACGTGGGCTTCTTAGGGATAACCCCCCTGCCCTCTCCTATGTATCTGAGATGACTTTTAAAACATCAGAGGATTCGCTGGAATCTTTAATGAACCAAGTAATGGGTAGAGACTTACAAAAAGAGCAACAAAAACTAGATGAGTTTGAGCGGCAGTGCCTGAGGGAAAACCCAGACCAATCACTGCACATTGC
The sequence above is a segment of the Legionella sp. PC997 genome. Coding sequences within it:
- a CDS encoding WGR domain-containing protein, with product MLFLYNPFWFKLFELKKNPFHYIRFEKGTRYYEFRLSQDLFGDWIIILSNGRIKTKLGKSTTQVFSNYEDALTQLYALIKIRFQKSYELFSSIIEGFIFLLAFHHVVDHFSSKQNSKSNKRSVAPIKANKPVIQKNNEKLQLSLIFNT
- a CDS encoding site-specific integrase — its product is MSREGKARVLNEQEFKRLLIIAKASPFALRNIAIIYCSFGLGLRVKEISSLTFKDVIDFDFNILEEVNLKRAMTKGDKQRHVYITNKKVASALLEYIDDVHKKEKELFNFKAPLFKTQRGSRFHPDVLQKWFRKLYNKAGLVGASSHTGRRTFITRLIEQGADIKAVSRLAGHAHIVTTSEYVEDNPNRLKRISSMAIF
- a CDS encoding winged helix-turn-helix domain-containing protein, whose product is MSDSKLPYLREYTFVVLDLISKEEMISNARKVLPDMIQKIWNLPNPLLQVLKKNGTPLHNDRVSWALTYLKKAGLIDFPKRGTALITKSGKDYLNEFRDVCEISAKNLMRIDSFKKFFNPKKQVEDISKNEVLINNDSSLINVSVDRMIFPELLRDLLESGYSVAHVNGALSIVRNSAQ
- a CDS encoding mobilization protein, whose amino-acid sequence is MTIDYKKMSEKQSRLDALKKKQEQIKAQIQKLESLEKARERKRDTRRKILIGSYFIDKASREGTLFDLYQQMNHYIKRNVDRELFHLEPIQEEQSVLETEQME
- the traA gene encoding Ti-type conjugative transfer relaxase TraA, whose protein sequence is MAIYRFSAQIISRSQGRSVVAASAYRSGEELIDERTSVIHDFTNKSEVIHKEILLPESAPQWMSNRSILWNAVELCEKRKDAQLAREVQLTLPRELSLEQNIELVREFVTNEFVARGMVADVCLHNPTGDDGLYQPHAHILLCLRQAHEDGFGLKERSWNDNALLEHWREEWANCENRHLALYGIDQKVDHRSYKEQGIALEPQYKIGPKDAQARMARLADHQRIARENGQLIFERPEIALDAITRCQSTFTLQDIARFINRHTENAEQFSLVFERVKSSPELVYLGLDKKGGQRFSTQNMLQIESSMMHQSDTLHHRLGHGVSEKTILLTQSSRTLSEEQKSALRYLTQTGDLKSLLGYAGTGKSYLLGAARESWEQSGYRVHGAALSGIAALNLRDSSGINSRTIASLFYRLDKGMFHFTSRDILVVDEAGMLGSHTMERLTREIEQAGAKLVLVGDWQQLQAIEAGAAFRAIAENYQYVELNQIRRQSTPWQVEASLDLAQGEVDKALLAYDAHDHVHHFVNTHDAKQALIEQWNDVRISSPADSQIILAYTRKDVKELNEMARSMKRKDGQLGENIVFNTERGERGFAVNDRVYFLKREDSLSVINGTLGTIKSIDAKAGIISVALDGDNSKSKPQIVQVNTNYYKHIEHGYAATVYKAQGVTVDRTYVLPTAHYDAHSTYVAMTRHRKSCDLFVSREVFTHDKSLIYSLGRNRAKDITLDYTQMHGEFARQRGLLRDNPPALSYVSEMTFKTSEDSLESLMNQVMGRDLQKEQQKLDEFERQCLRENPDQSLHIADSLLSRAEHQAKTLAHSFQPYSKLLSQDRLTSAQKDELILLMRQLPDDPQLMNAFKKEYPDFAKQAEYFIQNNEQQIQCIRIIDKELDL